The proteins below are encoded in one region of Vulpes lagopus strain Blue_001 chromosome 10, ASM1834538v1, whole genome shotgun sequence:
- the RNF166 gene encoding E3 ubiquitin-protein ligase RNF166, with the protein MAMFRSLVASAQQRQPAGGPAGGDSGLEAQYSCPICLEVYHRPVAIGSCGHTFCGECLQPCLQVPSPLCPLCRLPFDPKKVDKAAHVEKQLSSYKAPCRGCNKKVTLAKMRVHVSSCMKVQEQMANCPKFVPVVPTSQPIPSAVPNRSTFTCPYCGARNLDQQELLKHCVDNHRSDPNRVVCPICSAMPWGDPSYKSANFLQHLLHRHKFSYDTFVDYSIDEEAAFQAALALSLSEN; encoded by the exons ATGGCGATGTTCCGCAGCCTGGTGGCTTCGGCTCAGCAGCGGCAGCCGGCgggcgggccggcgggcggcgACAGCGGCCTGGAGGCGCAGTACAGCTGCCCGATCTGCCTGGAGGTGTACCACCGGCCTGTGGCCATCGGCAGCTGCGGCCACAC GTTCTGCGGGGAGTGCCTCCAGCCGTGCCTACAGGTGCCGTCCCCCCTTTGCCCGCTCTGCCGCCTGCCTTTCGACCCCAAGAAGGTGGACAAGGCCGCTCATGTGGAGAAGCAGCTTTCGTCGTACAAGGCGCCCTGTAGGGGCTGCAACAAGAAG GTGACGCTGGCCAAGATGAGGGTGCATGTCTCCTCCTGCATGAAGGTCCAGGAGCAAATGGCCAACTGTCCCAAGTTTGTCCCTGTGGTTCCCACATCCCAGCCCATCCCCAG CGCCGTCCCCAACAGGTCCACCTTCACCTGCCCCTACTGTGGCGCCCGTAACCTGGACCAGCAGGAGCTGCTGAAGCACTGTGTGGACAACCATCGCAGTGACCCCAACCGCGTG GTGTGCCCCATCTGCTCCGCGATGCCCTGGGGGGACCCCAGCTATAAGAGCGCCAACTTTCTGCAGCACCTCCTGCACCGGCACAAGTTCTCCTACGACACTTTCGTG GACTACAGCATCGATGAGGAGGCTGCTTTCCAGGCTGCCCTAGCCCTGTCTCTCTCTGAGAACTGA
- the SNAI3 gene encoding zinc finger protein SNAI3 codes for MPRSFLVKTHSSHKVPKYRRLETQRDIDGACSACRELVVPLLLPEKVASSTPGDPPQPWDRTSVIARISLPLPCHEEAREAPGPDPLEVGRVHVCASRAPSAPLKDSLNHLNLPPLLVLPARWPPTLGPAGDPAPDRVRGAERAPRGPGGFQCLHCRKPYHTLAGLARHRELQCHLRAPRCFTCKYCDKEYSSLGALKMHIRTHTLPCPCAICGKAFSRPWLLQGHIRTHTGEKPYTCSHCSRAFADRSNLRAHLQTHSDTRKYQCKRCAKTFSRMSLLVRHQESGCCPGP; via the exons ATGCCGCGCTCCTTCCTGGTGAAAACGCACTCCAGCCACAAGGTCCCCAAGTACCGGCGGCTGGAGACGCAGAGAG ACATTGATGGTGCCTGCTCTGCGTGCAGGGAGCTGGTggtgcccctcctcctcccggaGAAGGTGGCCTCTTCCACACCTGGtgaccctccccagccctgggacCGTACCTCTGTCATCGCCCGCATCTCCCTGCCCCTTCCATGTCATGAAGAAGCTCGGGAGGCCCCTGGGCCAGACCCCCTGGAAGTCGGCCGGGTACATGTTTGTGCCAGCCGGGCCCCCAGCGCACCCCTCAAAGACAGCCTGAACCACCTCAACCTGCCGCCGCTGCTGGTCCTGCCTGCTCGGTGGCCCCCAACCCTGGGCCCCGCCGGGGACCCAGCTCCAGACAGAGTGCGGGGGGCTGAACGGGCGCCCCGTGGCCCAGGCGGCTTCCAGTGCTTGCACTGCCGCAAGCCCTACCACACGCTGGCCGGGCTGGCCAGGCACCGGGAGCTGCAGTGCCATCTGCGGGCGCCCCGATGCTTCACCTGCAAGTACTGCGACAAGGAGTACAGCAGCCTGGGCGCCCTCAAGATGCACATCCGCACACACACGCTGCCCTGCCCCTGCGCCATCTGCGGCAAAGCCTTCTCCCGGCCCTGGTTGCTCCAGGGCCACATCCGGACCCACACAG gtGAGAAGCCGTACACCTGCTCTCACTGCAGCAGGGCCTTCGCCGACCGCTCCAATCTCCGGGCCCACCTGCAAACACACTCTGACACCAGGAAGTACCAGTGCAAGCGCTGTGCCAAGACCTTCTCCCGCATGTCGCTCTTGGTGCGTCACCAGGAATCTGGCTGCTGCCCTGGCCCCTGA